From Thioalbus denitrificans, a single genomic window includes:
- a CDS encoding glycogen/starch/alpha-glucan phosphorylase — protein sequence MEHSRLKPLRASVPVPRLTELPPLGMDERAIADDFRRYFSHTLGRDKHCRSTHYPFQALALAVRDRLMERWKNSRYACEEGNCRRAHYLSLEFLMGRSLGNAMLNLGIAGPTARALKDLGLLLEELAGTEHDAGLGNGGLGRLAACFLDSCATLQLPVTGYGIRYEYGMFRQLIDSGEQVEEPDHWLRDGHPWELERPEYTRRVRFGGRSESYQDEHGRWRMRWVDAHAVLAVPYDIPVPGYRNGTVNTLRLWSAAATDEFDLDEFNAGSYPESVAAKNAAENITMVLYPNDASENGKELRLRQQYFLASASLQDVLRYWVRFHGEDFRGFADKNCFQLNDTHPSCAVPELMRLLMDEHGLEWDAAWAITTRTMAYTNHTLLPEALEKWPVRLFRQELPRLLDIIFEINARFLEQVAARWPGDGARIRRMSLIEEGDEPMVRMAYLAIVGSFSVNGVAELHSRLLEQGLFRDFFELWPEKFNNKTNGVTPRRWLAGCNPRLARLVDETIGNDWPTRMERLRELAPHADSASFRERWHTVKQRNKARLARLVERECGVRFDREALFDVQVKRIHEYKRQLLNVLHVIHLYDRIRRGDTAGWTPRCVLIGGKAAPGYFMAKRIIRLVNNVAAVINADPATEGLLRVAFLPNYRVTAMEVICPGTDLSEQISTAGKEASGTGNMKFMMNGAVTIGTLDGANIEIRAEVGDENFFLFGLTAGEVQALRGDYDPQGIIAGDERLRRVMELLVGGTFDGGEPGLFEPVIQSIASPHDPWVVAADFGSYVEAQRRAAEAYRDRERWVRMSILNSACSGRFSTDRTIAEYNADIWRLEPVPPLPAADGESGARPRA from the coding sequence ATGGAGCATTCACGCCTCAAGCCGCTGCGCGCGAGCGTACCCGTTCCGCGCCTCACGGAGCTGCCGCCCCTGGGCATGGACGAGCGGGCGATCGCCGATGACTTCCGGCGCTATTTCAGCCACACGCTCGGCCGCGACAAGCACTGCCGCTCCACCCACTACCCCTTCCAGGCGCTGGCGCTGGCCGTGCGCGACCGGCTCATGGAGCGCTGGAAGAACAGCCGCTACGCCTGCGAGGAGGGCAACTGCCGGCGCGCCCACTACCTGTCCCTGGAGTTCCTCATGGGGCGCTCCCTGGGCAACGCCATGCTCAACCTGGGGATCGCCGGGCCCACGGCGCGCGCCCTCAAGGACCTCGGCCTGCTGCTGGAGGAGCTGGCCGGTACCGAGCACGACGCCGGTCTCGGCAACGGCGGCCTGGGGCGCCTGGCCGCCTGCTTCCTGGACAGCTGCGCGACCCTGCAGCTCCCGGTGACGGGCTACGGCATCCGCTACGAGTACGGCATGTTCCGGCAGCTGATCGACAGCGGCGAGCAGGTGGAGGAGCCGGATCACTGGCTGCGGGACGGCCACCCCTGGGAGCTGGAGCGCCCGGAGTACACCCGGCGCGTGCGCTTCGGCGGGCGCAGCGAGTCCTACCAGGACGAGCACGGGCGCTGGCGCATGCGCTGGGTGGACGCCCATGCGGTGCTGGCCGTGCCCTACGACATCCCGGTTCCCGGCTATCGCAACGGCACGGTCAACACCCTCCGGCTGTGGTCGGCGGCCGCCACCGACGAGTTCGATCTCGACGAGTTCAACGCCGGCTCCTACCCGGAGTCGGTGGCGGCCAAGAACGCCGCCGAGAACATCACCATGGTGCTCTATCCCAACGACGCCAGCGAGAACGGCAAGGAGCTGCGTCTGCGCCAGCAGTACTTCCTCGCCTCCGCCAGCCTGCAGGACGTGCTGCGCTACTGGGTCCGCTTCCACGGCGAGGACTTCCGCGGCTTCGCCGACAAGAACTGCTTCCAGCTCAACGACACCCACCCCAGCTGCGCGGTGCCCGAGCTGATGCGGCTGCTGATGGACGAGCACGGCCTGGAGTGGGACGCGGCCTGGGCCATCACCACCCGCACCATGGCCTACACCAACCACACCCTGCTGCCCGAGGCGCTGGAGAAGTGGCCGGTGCGCCTGTTCCGCCAGGAGCTCCCGCGCCTGCTGGACATCATCTTCGAGATCAACGCCCGCTTCCTGGAGCAGGTGGCGGCGCGCTGGCCGGGCGACGGGGCGCGCATCCGGCGCATGTCCCTCATCGAGGAGGGGGACGAGCCCATGGTGCGCATGGCCTACCTCGCCATCGTGGGCAGCTTCTCGGTCAACGGCGTGGCCGAGCTGCACTCCCGGCTCCTGGAGCAGGGGCTGTTCCGGGACTTCTTCGAGCTCTGGCCGGAGAAGTTCAACAACAAGACCAACGGGGTCACTCCCCGGCGCTGGCTGGCGGGCTGCAATCCCCGGCTCGCCCGCCTCGTGGACGAGACCATCGGCAACGACTGGCCGACGCGCATGGAGCGGTTGCGGGAGCTCGCGCCCCACGCCGACAGCGCGTCCTTCCGGGAGCGCTGGCATACGGTGAAGCAGCGCAACAAGGCGCGGCTCGCCCGCCTGGTGGAGCGGGAGTGCGGGGTGCGCTTCGACCGCGAGGCGCTGTTCGACGTGCAGGTCAAGCGCATCCATGAATACAAGCGCCAGCTGCTGAACGTCCTGCACGTGATCCATCTCTACGATCGCATCCGCCGGGGCGACACCGCCGGGTGGACGCCCCGCTGCGTGCTGATCGGCGGCAAGGCCGCGCCGGGCTACTTCATGGCCAAGCGCATCATCCGTCTGGTCAACAACGTGGCCGCGGTGATCAATGCCGACCCGGCCACCGAGGGGCTGCTGCGGGTGGCCTTCCTGCCCAACTACCGGGTCACCGCCATGGAGGTGATCTGCCCCGGAACGGACCTCTCCGAGCAGATCTCCACCGCCGGCAAGGAGGCCTCGGGCACCGGCAACATGAAGTTCATGATGAACGGGGCGGTCACCATCGGCACCCTGGACGGGGCCAACATCGAGATCCGCGCCGAGGTGGGCGACGAGAATTTCTTCCTGTTCGGGCTCACCGCCGGGGAGGTCCAGGCCCTGCGCGGCGACTACGATCCCCAGGGCATCATCGCGGGCGACGAGCGCCTGCGCCGGGTGATGGAACTGCTCGTCGGCGGGACATTCGACGGCGGCGAGCCCGGCCTGTTCGAGCCCGTCATCCAGTCCATCGCCAGCCCCCACGATCCCTGGGTGGTGGCGGCGGACTTCGGCAGCTACGTGGAGGCCCAGCGCCGGGCGGCGGAGGCCTATCGCGACCGGGAGCGCTGGGTGCGCATGAGCATCCTCAACAGCGCCTGCTCCGGGCGCTTCTCCACCGATCGCACCATCGCCGAGTACAACGCCGACATCTGGCGCCTCGAACCGGTTCCGCCCCTGCCGGCGGCGGACGGGGAGAGCGGGGCGCGGCCCCGGGCCTGA
- a CDS encoding class I SAM-dependent methyltransferase: MTEVADTTWKTSYERMFGLIQKRVSGRTTTPFEIRLWGDHVYRFGDGAPAVRILAKNRRGLAALASLDELRICEAYMGGSLDVEGDMLAFAGMRGTLTDRHPLHALWQRLAPLLVGRVRSDRQVIATHYEFDNDFYLTFMDPTRCYSQAVFEGDDEPLEAAQRRKLDYAIDACGLKPGDRVLDVGGGWGAFTEHAGRRGIQVTSLTISRQSERFLSDLIDRLRLPCRVLNQNFLEHAAPEPYDGIVILGVMEHIPDYAAALRQYQRLLKPGGRVYLDASAFREKYEKATFISRYIYPGDHSFFCLPEFLGAAAGTPFEVLAVHNDRHSYYLTCKAWAENLEAARDEIIHRWGESLYRRFRLYLWGSAQAFLSRGLEAYRVVLELPAEA, translated from the coding sequence ATGACTGAAGTGGCGGACACCACGTGGAAGACAAGCTACGAAAGAATGTTCGGGCTGATTCAGAAACGGGTGTCAGGCCGTACGACAACCCCGTTCGAGATCCGGCTGTGGGGGGATCACGTCTATCGCTTCGGCGACGGCGCCCCCGCCGTCAGGATCCTGGCCAAGAACCGCCGGGGGCTGGCCGCGCTCGCGAGCCTGGACGAGTTGCGGATCTGCGAGGCCTACATGGGCGGCAGCCTCGACGTGGAAGGCGACATGCTGGCGTTCGCCGGCATGCGCGGGACGCTGACCGACCGGCACCCGCTCCACGCGCTGTGGCAGCGGCTCGCCCCGCTGCTCGTCGGCCGGGTGCGATCCGACCGCCAGGTCATCGCCACCCACTACGAGTTCGACAATGACTTCTATCTCACCTTCATGGACCCGACGCGCTGCTATTCGCAGGCGGTGTTCGAGGGGGACGATGAACCGCTCGAGGCCGCGCAGCGGCGCAAGCTGGATTACGCCATCGACGCCTGCGGGCTGAAGCCGGGCGACCGCGTCCTGGACGTGGGCGGCGGCTGGGGCGCGTTCACGGAACACGCCGGACGGCGCGGCATCCAGGTCACCTCGCTGACCATCTCGCGGCAGTCGGAGCGGTTCCTGTCGGACCTGATTGACCGGCTGCGGCTTCCCTGCCGGGTGCTGAACCAGAACTTCCTCGAGCACGCCGCGCCGGAGCCCTATGACGGGATCGTCATCCTGGGGGTGATGGAGCATATTCCCGACTATGCCGCCGCGCTGCGGCAGTACCAGCGGCTGCTGAAGCCGGGCGGCCGCGTCTATCTCGATGCCAGCGCCTTCCGGGAGAAGTACGAGAAGGCGACGTTCATCTCCCGCTACATCTACCCGGGGGACCATTCCTTCTTCTGCCTGCCCGAGTTCCTGGGCGCGGCGGCCGGGACACCCTTCGAGGTGCTGGCCGTGCACAACGATCGCCACAGCTACTACCTGACCTGCAAGGCCTGGGCCGAGAACCTGGAGGCCGCCCGGGACGAGATCATCCACCGCTGGGGAGAGTCGCTCTACCGGCGCTTCCGGCTCTACCTGTGGGGCTCCGCCCAGGCCTTTCTCAGCCGCGGACTGGAAGCCTATCGGGTGGTCCTGGAACTGCCGGCGGAGGCGTAG
- a CDS encoding Csu type fimbrial protein, translating to MRNPTCWQCLRRWGGPTLAAALLLPAAPVQATTTCSADMTDVQFGFVDPFDGNVDVTATIDWSCTYSGFLGSLYASFVRMCFSVEDGVAGGGNCTPRRMTSGGNTMSFQLYRDSSRTSTWGSLTGCAGTEVQQTVSFALLSGNGTTKTGSLTVYGRVPSGQTALVPGLYSNSFSGSHTGLSYRYNEALLGLGTYPASCTSGGGGGGTDTFPFDATATVEAQCAPGFAVEDIDFGTQGLLTANIDTTATISPQCTNTTPYQIGLDDGLHASGTTRRMQSSGGQYVTYELYRDSGRSQRWGNTENVDTVTGTGSGAVQPVTVYSRVSPQNTPAAGNYSDTVTVTIFY from the coding sequence ATGAGGAATCCAACCTGCTGGCAGTGCCTGCGGAGATGGGGCGGCCCCACCCTGGCCGCCGCCCTGCTGCTGCCGGCGGCGCCCGTGCAGGCGACCACCACCTGCAGTGCCGACATGACCGACGTGCAGTTCGGTTTCGTGGACCCCTTCGACGGCAACGTCGACGTTACGGCGACCATCGACTGGAGCTGCACCTACTCCGGCTTTCTGGGCAGCCTCTACGCGTCCTTCGTGCGAATGTGTTTCAGTGTCGAGGATGGCGTCGCGGGGGGTGGCAACTGTACGCCGCGGCGCATGACCAGCGGTGGCAACACCATGTCGTTCCAGCTCTATCGGGACAGCAGCCGTACCAGCACCTGGGGCTCGCTGACCGGCTGTGCCGGCACCGAGGTCCAGCAGACTGTATCCTTCGCACTGCTCTCCGGCAACGGAACGACCAAGACCGGCAGTCTGACCGTTTACGGCCGGGTCCCCTCCGGTCAGACCGCGCTGGTGCCCGGGCTCTATTCCAACAGCTTCTCCGGCTCCCATACGGGGCTGTCGTATCGCTACAACGAGGCGCTGTTGGGCCTGGGGACCTACCCCGCGAGTTGCACCAGCGGCGGTGGCGGTGGCGGCACCGACACCTTCCCCTTCGACGCCACCGCCACGGTCGAGGCCCAGTGCGCCCCCGGCTTCGCGGTCGAGGACATCGACTTCGGCACCCAGGGGTTGCTCACCGCCAACATCGACACCACGGCGACCATATCGCCCCAGTGCACCAACACCACTCCCTACCAGATCGGCCTCGACGACGGCCTCCACGCCAGCGGCACCACCCGGCGCATGCAGAGCAGCGGTGGCCAGTACGTGACCTACGAGCTCTACCGCGATTCCGGACGCAGCCAGCGCTGGGGCAACACCGAGAACGTGGACACCGTGACCGGTACCGGCAGCGGTGCGGTGCAGCCGGTCACCGTCTACAGTCGGGTGAGCCCCCAGAACACGCCCGCCGCCGGCAATTACAGCGATACCGTCACGGTGACGATTTTCTACTGA
- a CDS encoding fimbria/pilus outer membrane usher protein, with product MALAGAAALAGPGGQPPSAAPVLLQGPGLAGAAHTLYLEIFLNRVNTGRLVEVPATADGHLHLWPAHLQEIGLRLDDLPADRYLDLAGLPGLTYRYDAPNQRLYLDAATARLDRQLQTLGGPETRLWPATVSPGALLNYDIYGTTGAGARSLAATTELRLFGPQGVLTTTGISRYGGDEDRDYVRLDSAWTWSSQHRLLALTVGDFIGGSLSWSRATRLGGVQLRRSFALQPELITRPLPQFFGEAALPSAVELYVGGLRQYQGEVLPGPFQLDTLPRVSGTGQAQVVITDALGRSRTIAFDYYNEPRLLRRGLSDYSLELGRVRADYGLKSFSYRDGLVGSGSLRYGLTDGVTLEAHAEGGDGLAAGGVGAVAGLGRLGSVNGAYARSSSGEEGGGAEGTQLSLGYSWVGGGLAFNYQLARTFDDYRDLAARDGRAPPRRTERALIGYGMGRGGSLSLHYSRLDTLEEGRFRSLGANYSVGLADGLSLHLGATRELDGEGGYTAFAGISASLGGRRSAGASVNHRQGGNQYSAYLTQSVPPDGGVGWSLQTQQGEALESYQAEVGYRGDWAELRVGTRSINNSHSAYGSAAGALVLMERDLFTARPVTDGFALVSTGGIAEVPVQLENRPIGRTDARGHYLVTGLNAYQPNRVSIDALQLPAEVQVERTRVTAVPADRSGVTVDFGLRRVRAALLILHDGHGAPIPLGSRVLLDGAGGEPALVGYDGQAYLEGLAPHNTLTVIRSDGGRCTVALPYPEETQGIPVIGPLECVEEKR from the coding sequence ATGGCCCTGGCCGGAGCGGCAGCCCTGGCCGGGCCGGGCGGCCAGCCGCCGTCCGCCGCCCCCGTGCTGCTGCAGGGGCCGGGGCTGGCAGGCGCCGCCCATACGCTCTACCTGGAGATTTTCCTCAACAGGGTGAATACGGGGCGGCTGGTGGAGGTGCCCGCGACCGCCGACGGCCATCTCCACCTCTGGCCAGCGCACCTGCAGGAGATCGGCCTGCGGCTCGACGACCTGCCGGCGGACCGCTACCTCGATCTCGCCGGGCTGCCCGGCCTGACCTACCGCTACGACGCGCCCAACCAGCGTCTTTATCTCGACGCCGCGACCGCGCGCCTCGACCGTCAGCTGCAGACCCTGGGCGGCCCCGAGACACGGCTGTGGCCGGCCACGGTGAGCCCCGGCGCACTGCTCAACTACGATATCTACGGCACTACCGGTGCGGGCGCCCGCAGCCTGGCGGCGACCACCGAGCTGCGCTTGTTCGGCCCCCAGGGCGTGCTCACCACCACCGGCATCTCCCGCTACGGCGGCGACGAGGACCGCGACTATGTCCGGCTCGACAGCGCCTGGACCTGGTCCTCCCAGCACCGGCTGCTGGCGCTGACCGTGGGCGACTTCATCGGCGGCAGCCTCTCCTGGAGCCGGGCGACGCGTCTCGGCGGCGTGCAGTTGCGCCGCAGTTTCGCCCTGCAGCCGGAGCTCATCACCCGCCCGCTGCCCCAGTTCTTCGGCGAGGCGGCCCTGCCCTCGGCGGTGGAGCTCTATGTGGGCGGTCTCCGCCAGTATCAGGGCGAGGTGCTGCCGGGGCCGTTCCAGCTCGACACGCTGCCCCGGGTCAGCGGCACCGGGCAGGCGCAGGTGGTGATCACCGACGCTCTCGGGCGAAGCCGCACCATCGCCTTCGACTACTACAACGAGCCCCGCCTGCTGCGGCGGGGGCTCAGCGACTACTCCCTGGAACTGGGCCGGGTGCGCGCCGACTACGGCCTGAAGTCCTTCAGCTACCGCGACGGGCTCGTCGGCAGCGGCAGCCTGCGCTACGGCCTGACCGATGGAGTGACCCTGGAGGCCCACGCCGAAGGGGGCGATGGCTTGGCCGCCGGGGGCGTGGGGGCGGTTGCCGGCCTCGGCCGCCTCGGCAGCGTCAATGGCGCCTACGCCCGCAGCAGCAGCGGCGAGGAAGGCGGCGGCGCTGAGGGGACCCAGCTCAGCCTGGGCTACAGCTGGGTAGGCGGCGGGCTGGCCTTCAACTACCAGCTTGCCCGCACCTTCGACGACTACCGCGATTTGGCGGCGCGCGACGGCCGGGCGCCCCCCCGACGCACGGAACGGGCGCTCATCGGCTACGGCATGGGGCGCGGCGGCAGCCTCTCCCTCCACTACAGCCGCCTCGACACCCTCGAGGAGGGGCGTTTCCGCAGCCTCGGCGCCAACTACAGCGTTGGCCTCGCCGATGGGCTCTCCCTGCACCTGGGCGCCACGCGGGAGCTGGACGGCGAGGGCGGCTACACTGCCTTCGCGGGTATCTCGGCGAGCCTCGGGGGGCGGCGATCGGCGGGCGCCTCGGTCAACCACCGCCAGGGCGGAAACCAGTACAGCGCCTACCTGACCCAGTCCGTGCCCCCCGACGGCGGCGTGGGCTGGAGCCTCCAAACCCAGCAGGGCGAGGCGCTCGAAAGCTACCAGGCGGAGGTGGGTTACCGCGGCGATTGGGCCGAACTGCGCGTCGGCACGCGGTCAATCAACAACAGCCACAGCGCCTACGGCTCCGCGGCCGGCGCCCTGGTGCTGATGGAGCGCGACCTGTTCACCGCCCGCCCCGTAACCGACGGCTTCGCCCTGGTCTCCACCGGCGGCATCGCCGAGGTCCCGGTACAGTTGGAGAACCGCCCCATCGGCCGCACCGACGCCCGCGGCCACTACCTGGTCACCGGCCTCAACGCCTACCAGCCCAACCGGGTCTCCATCGATGCCCTGCAGCTCCCGGCGGAGGTGCAGGTGGAGCGCACGCGGGTCACCGCCGTGCCAGCCGACCGCTCCGGCGTCACCGTCGACTTCGGCCTGCGCCGGGTGCGCGCCGCCCTACTGATCCTCCACGACGGCCATGGCGCGCCGATCCCCCTGGGCAGTCGGGTCCTCCTGGACGGTGCCGGCGGCGAACCGGCCCTGGTCGGCTACGACGGTCAGGCCTACCTGGAGGGGCTGGCGCCCCACAACACCCTCACGGTCATCCGCAGCGACGGGGGCCGCTGCACCGTGGCGCTCCCCTACCCGGAAGAGACGCAGGGGATCCCGGTGATCGGGCCGCTGGAATGTGTGGAGGAGAAGCGATGA
- a CDS encoding fimbrial biogenesis chaperone, which produces MAAGLLWAVLPLAAGASGLSVMPAGVEFAAGQGVQGLWLRNTGATPVDVQLRLFQWTQEAGDDRLTPSTRLTVSPPMTRIAPGQRQLVRIIRTRAGASPAPAGREQSFRLLVDELPPAVTEPGAPRAGLNFVLSFSVPVFVAPESAPAPSAPARLSLERAPSGPVRLQARNPTPRRLQLADLRLLDGAGETVFARPGLLGYVLAGTERSWPLELEAGTWAAVKEIRIRINGETVRHALSALPLEWPAP; this is translated from the coding sequence GTGGCAGCCGGTTTGCTGTGGGCCGTGCTGCCGCTGGCAGCCGGGGCCTCCGGCCTGAGCGTGATGCCGGCGGGGGTGGAGTTCGCGGCGGGCCAAGGGGTCCAGGGCCTGTGGTTGCGCAACACCGGTGCGACGCCCGTCGACGTCCAGCTGCGGCTTTTCCAGTGGACCCAGGAGGCGGGCGATGACCGGCTGACGCCCAGCACCCGCCTCACCGTCAGCCCACCCATGACGCGCATCGCCCCGGGCCAGCGGCAGTTGGTGCGAATCATCCGCACCCGCGCCGGGGCGTCCCCGGCGCCCGCAGGCCGCGAGCAGAGCTTCCGCCTGCTGGTGGACGAACTGCCGCCGGCGGTGACCGAGCCGGGGGCGCCGCGTGCGGGCCTCAACTTCGTTCTGAGCTTCTCGGTGCCGGTGTTCGTCGCCCCAGAAAGCGCCCCGGCGCCATCCGCGCCCGCCCGCCTCTCCCTGGAGCGGGCGCCCTCCGGCCCAGTCCGCCTGCAGGCCCGGAATCCGACCCCCCGGCGGCTCCAGCTGGCGGATCTGCGGCTTCTCGATGGCGCCGGAGAGACGGTGTTCGCCCGGCCCGGCCTGCTCGGTTACGTGCTGGCCGGTACCGAACGCAGCTGGCCGCTGGAGCTGGAGGCCGGGACGTGGGCCGCCGTCAAGGAGATCCGGATCCGCATCAATGGCGAAACCGTCCGACATGCGCTCTCCGCGCTGCCGCTGGAGTGGCCTGCTCCCTAG
- a CDS encoding Csu type fimbrial protein translates to MSTMHRRTLLAAALIAGTLPLTATAATVTDTFDVTITIQNACEITTAPTDMAFGAAGPLTSVVTATSSIYVTCTENLAYDIGLDAGANPGTGGDTTTRQMVNGANNVSYDLFQDASYTTHWGTLADTESQAGTGTGAEETYTVYGTVPIQDTPPALTYSDTVTVTVTY, encoded by the coding sequence ATGAGTACCATGCATAGACGGACCCTGCTGGCCGCCGCGCTGATCGCCGGCACACTCCCGCTGACCGCGACGGCGGCGACGGTGACCGACACATTCGATGTCACCATCACCATTCAGAATGCCTGCGAGATCACGACGGCCCCCACCGATATGGCGTTCGGGGCCGCGGGTCCCTTGACCAGCGTGGTGACGGCGACCTCAAGCATCTACGTCACCTGCACCGAGAATCTCGCCTACGACATCGGTCTCGACGCCGGCGCCAACCCGGGTACGGGCGGCGACACCACCACACGGCAGATGGTCAATGGGGCCAACAACGTCAGCTACGACCTGTTCCAGGACGCGAGCTACACCACTCATTGGGGCACCTTGGCCGACACCGAAAGCCAGGCAGGCACCGGCACCGGCGCGGAGGAGACCTACACGGTCTACGGCACCGTCCCTATCCAGGACACCCCCCCTGCGCTCACCTACTCCGACACGGTGACGGTGACGGTCACCTACTGA
- a CDS encoding HEAT repeat domain-containing protein, translating into MPTPPEALLLIAPGCPHCPGVLARLSERVKQGRLARLEVVNAALLPERAAELGVRSVPWTRIGPFELQGNLAEGEIDRWIDAAAADTGMDLYLAELLEQGGLARAEALVRAAPEHLPAVLGLLEAAEIPFNVRLGASALLEGLAGGDALRALVPELARLAGHAEPRVRGDACHLLGLAGDPAALPVLEQRLEDDDPEVREIAAESIERLVPGNG; encoded by the coding sequence ATGCCCACGCCCCCCGAAGCCCTGCTCCTCATCGCCCCCGGCTGCCCCCACTGCCCCGGCGTGCTGGCGCGGCTGTCGGAGCGGGTCAAGCAGGGACGGCTGGCGCGGCTGGAGGTGGTGAACGCCGCGCTGCTGCCGGAGCGGGCCGCGGAGCTCGGGGTCAGGAGCGTGCCCTGGACCCGGATCGGACCCTTCGAGCTCCAGGGCAACCTGGCGGAGGGGGAGATCGACCGCTGGATCGACGCCGCCGCCGCGGACACCGGCATGGATCTCTACCTCGCCGAGCTGCTGGAGCAGGGCGGGCTGGCGCGGGCCGAGGCGCTGGTGCGCGCCGCGCCGGAGCACCTGCCGGCGGTGCTGGGGCTGCTGGAGGCGGCGGAGATCCCCTTCAACGTGCGCCTGGGCGCCAGCGCCCTGCTGGAGGGGCTGGCCGGCGGCGACGCGCTGCGCGCGCTGGTCCCGGAGCTGGCCCGGCTGGCCGGCCACGCCGAGCCGCGGGTGCGCGGCGACGCCTGCCACCTGCTGGGCCTGGCGGGCGATCCCGCCGCCCTGCCGGTCCTGGAACAGCGCCTGGAAGACGACGATCCCGAGGTGCGCGAGATCGCCGCCGAGTCCATCGAGCGGCTCGTCCCGGGTAACGGGTAA
- a CDS encoding DUF2244 domain-containing protein, with protein MRGSNAEDAGETFRLQPNRSMRWTDIQRVLTVFGLFTAMIAVAVAALGAWPVLPFTGLELLLLAGAFYLNARQGSAREVISLHSDRLELYRGNGRQHDRPYRLPRPWTRVELARDPAGRYPSRLFLNAHGRRHEVGAWLPEHERRRLARDLTRALGTSVS; from the coding sequence ATGCGTGGAAGCAATGCGGAGGATGCGGGTGAGACATTTCGTCTCCAACCCAACCGCTCCATGCGCTGGACCGACATCCAGCGCGTCCTGACCGTCTTCGGGCTGTTCACCGCGATGATTGCGGTGGCGGTCGCCGCCCTTGGCGCCTGGCCCGTCCTCCCCTTTACCGGCCTGGAGCTGCTCCTGCTCGCCGGCGCCTTCTATCTCAATGCCCGCCAGGGCAGCGCCCGCGAGGTGATCTCGCTCCATTCCGACCGGCTCGAGCTGTACCGCGGCAACGGCCGGCAGCACGACCGGCCCTATCGGCTCCCGCGCCCGTGGACCCGGGTGGAGCTGGCCCGCGATCCCGCCGGCCGCTACCCGAGCCGGCTCTTTCTCAATGCCCACGGCCGCCGCCACGAGGTCGGGGCCTGGCTGCCGGAGCACGAGCGCAGGCGGCTCGCCCGGGATCTCACCCGGGCGCTCGGAACATCAGTGTCATAA
- the coxB gene encoding cytochrome c oxidase subunit II, which translates to MVRRTAALAAATGLIAPAGALADYALNLRPGVTPISREVYDLHMLILWICVAIGAVVFGAMVYSIIRHRKSRGVEAARFHENTSVEILWTLIPVLILVSMAIPATRTLIAMEDTRDADLTIKVTGYQWKWHYDYLGEDVSFFSTLATPTEAFRDASLRTADYLLEVDNPVVVPVGRKVRFLTTANDVIHSWWVPDLGWKRDAIPGFINESWAQVDVPGVYRGQCAELCGKDHGFMPVVLVAKSEPEYEAWLAQQKSAKATRAAAAEKTWTLEELMQRGEAVYAKTCAVCHQANGQGVPGAFPPLAAGHPFAAGENLLAHLRERGFLDADGNIVLGPLEQHIDIVLNGIEGSAMQAFRDQLDDADLAAVITYERNSFGNDSGELVQPAAVKAAR; encoded by the coding sequence ATGGTAAGACGCACCGCCGCTCTCGCCGCGGCGACGGGACTGATCGCGCCCGCCGGCGCACTGGCGGACTACGCCCTCAACCTGCGCCCCGGGGTCACCCCCATCAGCCGGGAGGTCTACGACCTGCACATGCTGATCCTCTGGATCTGCGTGGCCATCGGCGCGGTGGTGTTCGGGGCGATGGTCTACTCCATCATCCGCCACCGCAAGTCCCGCGGGGTCGAGGCGGCGCGCTTCCACGAGAACACCTCCGTGGAGATCCTCTGGACCCTCATCCCGGTGCTGATCCTGGTCTCCATGGCCATTCCCGCCACCCGCACCCTCATCGCCATGGAGGACACCCGCGACGCGGACCTCACCATCAAGGTGACCGGCTACCAGTGGAAGTGGCACTACGACTACCTGGGCGAGGACGTGAGCTTCTTCAGCACCCTGGCCACGCCCACCGAGGCCTTCCGCGACGCCTCCCTGCGCACCGCCGACTACCTGCTGGAGGTGGACAACCCGGTGGTGGTGCCGGTGGGCCGCAAGGTGCGCTTCCTCACCACCGCCAACGACGTGATCCACTCCTGGTGGGTGCCCGACCTGGGCTGGAAGCGCGACGCCATTCCCGGCTTCATCAACGAGTCCTGGGCCCAGGTGGACGTGCCCGGGGTCTACCGCGGCCAGTGCGCCGAGCTGTGCGGCAAGGACCACGGCTTCATGCCGGTGGTGCTGGTGGCCAAGAGCGAGCCGGAGTACGAGGCCTGGCTGGCGCAGCAGAAGAGCGCCAAGGCCACCCGCGCCGCGGCGGCGGAGAAGACCTGGACCCTGGAGGAGCTGATGCAGCGGGGCGAGGCGGTCTACGCCAAGACCTGCGCCGTCTGCCACCAGGCCAACGGCCAGGGCGTGCCCGGCGCCTTCCCGCCCCTGGCCGCCGGCCACCCCTTCGCCGCCGGCGAGAACCTGCTCGCCCACCTGCGCGAGAGGGGCTTCCTGGACGCGGACGGCAACATCGTCCTCGGCCCCCTGGAGCAGCACATCGACATCGTCCTCAACGGCATCGAGGGCAGCGCCATGCAGGCCTTCCGCGATCAGCTGGACGACGCCGACCTGGCGGCGGTGATCACCTACGAGCGCAACAGTTTCGGCAACGACTCGGGCGAGCTGGTGCAGCCCGCGGCGGTGAAGGCGGCCCGTTGA